The nucleotide sequence TATACTTTTTGGATTTGCTATTAATGGTCCAAAATCTGTACTTGCTCCTACACATAAAAATATAAGGGGAGGATATATTCCTAATTTTGTTCCCTTATATAAATAATAAAGTAATCCACCTTCTTTCATTAGATTTGCTCCTGGTAAATTAACAAGTAACATTCCTATTGAAATAGGTATTAATAAATATGGTTCATACCCTTTTTTTATTGCTAGATAAAGAAACAAACAAGATATTCCTATCATTATTATTTCCTTATAAGTTAATATTGTAAATCCTGATTCCCCTAAGAAACTCATTATCATTTGTAACATATTTTTTCCTCCTATTTCTTAAAGTGTTATAATTGCATCTCCTGCATTAATTTGAGCACCTTTTCCAGCATTTAC is from Fusobacterium sp. IOR10 and encodes:
- a CDS encoding sodium ion-translocating decarboxylase subunit beta, translating into MLQMIMSFLGESGFTILTYKEIIMIGISCLFLYLAIKKGYEPYLLIPISIGMLLVNLPGANLMKEGGLLYYLYKGTKLGIYPPLIFLCVGASTDFGPLIANPKSILLGAAAQFGIFFSFLGALALGFIGPDAASIGIIGGADGPTAIYV